Proteins co-encoded in one Bacillus paramycoides genomic window:
- the sufD gene encoding Fe-S cluster assembly protein SufD, producing MTIGTLPFDQETIRQRASEVNEAAWLTEFRLQALAQATELPMPTPDKTKIEKWDFIGKGDAAKQEPVSSLTELPEAVKNLIDENNSVLVQRTGTTAFVSLADEAKEKGVIFTDIVTAATEHAELVQKYLMKDGVKVDEHRLTALHAALINGGAFVYVPKNVVLETPLQAVFLVDGEEANVYNHVLFVADANSTATYVENYVANENAKGIANIVAEVIVEQGAQVKFGAVDLLAKDVTTYVNRRGTVGRDGRIDWALGLMNDGNTISENVTNLMGDGSYADTKTVTIGRGNQTQNFTTKVVHFGKHSEGWILKHGVQKDSATSIFNGIGKIEHGASKSNAQQSSRVLMLDEKARGDANPILLIDEDDVMAGHAASVGRVDPVQLYYLMSRGIPKREAERLVIHGFLAPVVNELPIEGVKAQLVEVIERKVR from the coding sequence ATGACAATCGGTACATTACCTTTCGATCAAGAAACAATCCGTCAACGCGCAAGCGAAGTAAACGAAGCTGCTTGGTTGACTGAGTTCCGCTTACAAGCTCTTGCACAAGCAACTGAACTTCCAATGCCAACGCCTGATAAAACGAAAATTGAAAAATGGGACTTTATCGGAAAAGGCGACGCTGCTAAGCAAGAGCCTGTAAGTTCTTTAACAGAGCTTCCAGAAGCAGTGAAAAACTTAATCGATGAAAACAACAGCGTATTAGTACAACGCACTGGTACAACTGCATTCGTTTCTTTAGCAGACGAAGCAAAAGAAAAAGGTGTTATTTTTACAGACATCGTAACAGCTGCAACTGAGCACGCTGAGCTAGTACAAAAGTACTTAATGAAAGACGGCGTGAAAGTAGACGAGCATCGTCTAACTGCACTTCATGCTGCATTAATCAACGGCGGTGCATTCGTATATGTTCCGAAAAACGTTGTTCTTGAAACCCCACTTCAAGCTGTATTCTTAGTAGACGGCGAAGAAGCTAACGTATATAACCACGTATTATTCGTAGCTGATGCGAACAGTACTGCAACTTATGTGGAAAACTACGTTGCAAATGAAAATGCTAAAGGTATTGCAAATATCGTAGCAGAAGTAATCGTGGAACAAGGCGCACAAGTGAAATTCGGTGCGGTTGATCTATTAGCAAAAGACGTAACAACTTACGTTAACCGCCGCGGCACAGTAGGACGCGACGGCCGCATTGATTGGGCTCTAGGCCTTATGAATGACGGAAACACAATCTCAGAGAACGTTACAAACTTAATGGGCGACGGTTCATATGCTGATACGAAAACAGTAACAATTGGTCGTGGTAACCAAACACAAAACTTTACAACTAAAGTTGTTCACTTCGGTAAACACTCTGAAGGTTGGATTTTAAAACACGGTGTACAAAAAGATAGTGCAACATCTATCTTTAACGGAATTGGTAAGATTGAACACGGTGCATCTAAATCAAATGCACAACAATCTTCTCGCGTTCTTATGTTAGATGAAAAAGCACGCGGTGATGCAAACCCAATTCTTCTAATCGACGAAGATGATGTAATGGCAGGTCACGCAGCTTCAGTAGGTCGCGTAGATCCAGTCCAACTATACTACTTGATGAGCCGTGGTATTCCAAAACGCGAAGCAGAACGTTTAGTCATCCATGGATTCTTAGCACCTGTAGTTAATGAGCTTCCAATTGAAGGAGTAAAGGCACAGCTTGTTGAGGTAATTGAAAGGAAAGTTCGCTAA
- the sufS gene encoding cysteine desulfurase SufS encodes MNIHEIRKQFPILDQKVNGKQLVYFDSAATSQKPIQVIETLERYYKEYNSNVHRGVHTLGTKATDAYEGAREKVRKFINAKSMEEIIFTRGTTTALNTVAASYGLENVKEGDEIVISYMEHHSNIIPWQQVAKKTGATLKYLPLQPDGTISLEDVRQTVTPNTKIVSIMQVSNVLGTINPVKEIGAIAHENGAIMVVDGAQSTPHMKVDVQDLNCDFYALSAHKMCGPTGIGVLYGKKELLNNMEPIEFGGEMIDFVDLQESTWKELPWKFEAGTPIIGNAIGLGAAIDFLEEIGLHNIEKHEHELAQYALERLSEVDGVTIYGPKHRAGLVTFNIEDVHPHDVATVLDVEGIAVRAGHHCAQPLMKWLKASSTARASFYLYNTKEEIDTFVESLIKTKEYFTNVI; translated from the coding sequence ATGAATATTCATGAAATACGCAAACAGTTTCCAATTCTTGATCAAAAAGTGAACGGCAAACAACTTGTTTATTTCGATAGTGCAGCAACTTCTCAAAAACCAATTCAAGTCATTGAAACGTTAGAACGTTACTATAAAGAATATAATTCTAACGTGCATCGCGGTGTTCATACGCTCGGTACGAAAGCTACCGACGCGTATGAAGGTGCACGCGAGAAAGTTCGTAAGTTTATTAACGCGAAATCAATGGAAGAGATTATTTTCACGCGCGGAACGACAACTGCATTAAATACAGTAGCGGCTAGCTATGGTCTTGAGAATGTAAAAGAAGGCGATGAAATCGTTATTTCTTACATGGAGCACCATAGTAACATCATTCCGTGGCAGCAAGTTGCGAAGAAAACTGGTGCAACTTTAAAATACCTTCCGCTTCAACCAGACGGTACAATTTCTTTAGAAGATGTTCGTCAAACAGTTACACCGAATACAAAAATCGTTTCTATTATGCAAGTTTCAAACGTGCTTGGAACGATTAACCCTGTAAAAGAAATCGGAGCAATCGCACACGAAAATGGCGCAATTATGGTCGTTGACGGTGCACAAAGTACACCTCATATGAAAGTAGATGTACAAGATTTAAACTGTGATTTCTACGCATTATCTGCTCATAAGATGTGCGGACCTACAGGTATCGGCGTATTATATGGTAAGAAAGAATTGCTAAACAATATGGAGCCAATTGAATTTGGCGGTGAAATGATTGATTTCGTAGATTTACAAGAATCTACGTGGAAAGAGCTTCCGTGGAAGTTTGAAGCAGGTACGCCGATTATCGGTAATGCAATCGGACTTGGTGCGGCAATTGATTTCCTAGAAGAAATCGGTCTTCATAATATTGAAAAGCATGAGCATGAATTAGCGCAATACGCTTTAGAAAGACTATCAGAAGTAGATGGCGTTACAATTTATGGTCCAAAGCATCGCGCTGGTCTTGTTACATTTAATATTGAAGACGTACATCCTCACGATGTAGCGACAGTATTAGATGTAGAAGGTATTGCGGTTCGCGCAGGACACCACTGTGCACAACCGCTTATGAAGTGGCTGAAAGCTTCTTCAACAGCACGTGCGAGCTTCTATTTATATAATACAAAAGAAGAAATTGATACATTTGTTGAATCGCTAATCAAGACAAAGGAGTATTTCACAAATGTCATTTAA